In Halopseudomonas xinjiangensis, a single genomic region encodes these proteins:
- the asd gene encoding aspartate-semialdehyde dehydrogenase, with protein MKRVGLVGWRGMVGSVLMQRMREEDDFTGIDPVFFTTSNVGGKGPDIGKDIPALQDAFDIESLKPMEVIITCQGGDYTKEVYPKLRAEGWNGYWIDAASTLRMEDDAVIILDPVNRRNIDQAVRDGIRTYVGGNCTVSLMLMGLGGLFENGLVEWMSAMTYQAASGAGAQNMRELIGQMGTIHASVADNLADPASAILEIDRTVAATLREDSFPAEHFGVPLAGSLIPWIDKQLPNGQSREEWKAQAETNKIIGRSGRPIPVDGICVRIGAMRCHSQALTIKLNKDVPLADIEAMLDQHNQWSKVVPNTKEDTLRDLTPTSVTGTLSVPVGRLRKLNMGSQYLSAFTVGDQLLWGAAEPLRRMLRILQES; from the coding sequence ATGAAAAGAGTAGGTTTGGTTGGCTGGCGCGGCATGGTGGGTTCCGTGCTGATGCAGCGCATGCGAGAAGAAGATGATTTCACCGGTATCGATCCGGTGTTTTTCACCACGTCCAATGTCGGCGGCAAAGGCCCGGATATCGGCAAGGACATTCCCGCGTTGCAGGACGCCTTCGACATCGAATCGCTCAAGCCCATGGAAGTGATCATCACCTGCCAGGGCGGCGATTACACCAAGGAAGTCTATCCGAAGCTGCGCGCCGAAGGCTGGAACGGCTATTGGATCGACGCCGCCTCGACACTGCGCATGGAAGACGATGCCGTGATCATTCTTGATCCGGTCAATCGCCGCAATATCGATCAGGCGGTACGTGATGGCATTCGCACCTACGTTGGCGGCAACTGCACCGTCAGCCTGATGCTGATGGGCCTGGGTGGCTTGTTCGAAAACGGGCTCGTCGAATGGATGAGCGCCATGACCTATCAGGCCGCGAGCGGTGCTGGTGCGCAAAACATGCGCGAGCTGATCGGCCAGATGGGCACCATTCACGCTTCGGTCGCCGACAACCTCGCGGACCCGGCCAGTGCAATTCTCGAGATCGATCGCACCGTTGCCGCGACGCTTCGTGAAGACTCGTTCCCGGCAGAGCATTTCGGCGTTCCGCTGGCGGGCAGCCTGATCCCCTGGATCGACAAACAGCTGCCCAACGGGCAGAGCCGTGAAGAATGGAAGGCTCAGGCCGAAACCAACAAGATCATCGGTCGCAGCGGTCGCCCGATCCCGGTCGATGGCATCTGCGTGCGTATCGGCGCCATGCGCTGCCATAGCCAGGCGCTGACCATCAAGCTCAACAAGGACGTACCGCTGGCTGATATCGAGGCGATGCTCGATCAACACAACCAGTGGTCGAAGGTCGTGCCCAACACCAAGGAAGACACCTTGCGTGATTTGACGCCGACTTCCGTCACCGGCACCTTGAGTGTACCGGTAGGGCGTTTGCGTAAGCTGAACATGGGCTCGCAGTATCTCTCGGCCTTCACGGTCGGTGATCAGTTGCTGTGGGGCGCGGCGGAGCCGCTGCGTCGCATGTTGCGGATTTTGCAGGAGAGCTGA
- a CDS encoding aspartate-semialdehyde dehydrogenase, which yields MSCDIAIVGVTGLESESLLEVLEDEGYPFAKIHLLEPTDSAGERLMLKGQSQRVEALERFDFSSVKVVIFLGSREVATEWAPAITAKGCAIVDATGAHRGQKDIPVVVAEVNPQHIGEYASRRIVACPDAQVVQTVLALKPLLDEAGLRSVSLATYQSMSTHSKDALEALAFQTSRLLNGQPAERGAFDKQSAFNLLPRIGEVDEMGVADAERALAEDVRRVLDLPDLPISATCVLVPVFFGSAQAMQAVTEQKVASKRLAGLLRKGAGLKLLDKPAAGGYPTPVSDATGSDHVWIGRLRQDTLDPHSVSMWVVSDNLRKGVVLNSLAVAARLIKDFL from the coding sequence ATGTCATGCGATATCGCAATTGTTGGAGTCACCGGGCTGGAGAGTGAAAGCCTCCTCGAGGTTCTGGAGGACGAAGGCTATCCATTCGCCAAAATCCACCTGCTTGAGCCAACCGATAGCGCTGGAGAGAGGCTGATGCTCAAAGGGCAGAGCCAGCGGGTCGAAGCGTTGGAGCGTTTCGATTTCTCCAGCGTCAAGGTGGTGATCTTCCTTGGTAGTCGCGAGGTGGCAACAGAATGGGCGCCCGCCATAACGGCCAAGGGCTGCGCCATAGTGGACGCCACCGGTGCGCATCGTGGCCAGAAAGACATCCCGGTCGTGGTGGCTGAGGTCAATCCGCAGCACATCGGCGAGTACGCGAGCCGACGCATCGTCGCTTGCCCGGATGCCCAGGTGGTGCAGACGGTTCTCGCGCTCAAGCCGCTACTCGATGAGGCGGGGCTGCGTTCCGTATCGCTGGCTACCTACCAGTCCATGTCGACCCACAGCAAGGATGCGCTGGAAGCTCTCGCGTTCCAGACCAGTCGTTTGCTCAATGGCCAGCCCGCGGAGCGCGGAGCCTTCGACAAGCAGTCGGCTTTCAATCTGCTCCCGCGTATTGGCGAAGTTGATGAGATGGGCGTGGCCGATGCTGAGCGCGCCCTGGCCGAGGACGTACGACGGGTGCTGGACCTACCCGACCTGCCGATCTCTGCGACCTGTGTTCTGGTTCCGGTGTTCTTCGGTAGCGCTCAGGCGATGCAAGCCGTGACCGAGCAGAAGGTCGCTTCAAAGCGTCTCGCCGGTCTGCTGCGCAAGGGAGCCGGTCTGAAGCTGCTTGACAAACCGGCCGCAGGCGGATATCCCACTCCTGTCAGCGATGCGACGGGCAGTGACCATGTGTGGATTGGACGATTGCGCCAGGACACGCTGGATCCGCACAGCGTCAGCATGTGGGTCGTCTCCGATAATCTTCGAAAAGGTGTCGTACTTAACAGTCTTGCGGTCGCAGCCCGGTTGATAAAAGACTTTTTGTAA